The sequence ATTCTTTTGATTTTGTTTACGCTATATGCCCTAGCAGGTTGTCTTAAAATACCCCAACGACCTTGCAAAATTCAAAATGTCCTCTCAACGTCTTTACGAGCTGCAGATTGTTTCTTTGTAAAGTATTTCCTTTTTGCATCAACAACACTTGAGAATCCCTTAACGAAAGAAGCCCATGAAGGGTAAATCCCATCGGCAGGGTAGTAGCCTCGATCAAAATCAACGTTCCCAATTTCGTATGGAACTTGAGGAGCCGTGTCAGTTAGTAAACTATCAAACAATGGAGATGCATTAAGGACATTCAAGTCATTGTTCGAACCGGCCATTCCAAAATATGCATGCCAAATCCAATTGTCATACGATGCAACGGCTTCCAACATGATTGTCGGGTAACCGTGATTGCCTCGGGTGAAATGCCCTTTCCATTCATTTGGACATTTTCCCcaagcccaatgcatacaatcaatgcTTCCAAGCATTCCAGGAAAGCCGTGAAGTTCTTCATGTTTATGATACAACCGACGTATATTGTCCTCGGTTGGTTCTCTCATGTATACATTAGCATACAAATCTATAATACATCTTGTAAAATTTTGCAAAAACTCACGTGATGTTCTCTTTG comes from Rutidosis leptorrhynchoides isolate AG116_Rl617_1_P2 chromosome 4, CSIRO_AGI_Rlap_v1, whole genome shotgun sequence and encodes:
- the LOC139842007 gene encoding uncharacterized protein, whose translation is MRTHDDEVNGDDEVEMKFDEICELNIGEKEIVVGEVEEQNEAQSARRKRRYIRRDCVEAHNRLMKDYFVQDPKYPPEYFKRRYRMSQSLLEKIIEDLYANVYMREPTEDNIRRLYHKHEELHGFPGMLGSIDCMHWAWGKCPNEWKGHFTRGNHGYPTIMLEAVASYDNWIWHAYFGMAGSNNDLNVLNASPLFDSLLTDTAPQVPYEIGNVDFDRGYYPADGIYPSWASFVKGFSSVVDAKRKYFTKKQSAARKDVERTF